Proteins encoded together in one Nostoc sp. PCC 7524 window:
- a CDS encoding 2OG-Fe(II) oxygenase, with amino-acid sequence MLNTNLRNYYAEQISHRLEQYKSSLRNDFSRENRIQSCYVDDLLNESDVMEIYNAFPDKEKLLQLKDIREHKYVGIQLNKYSPILEEIIYAFQDTRVVNLIADITGFEKLLPDEYLYAAGVSLMEYGCFLNPHLDNSHDKDINNYRVLNLLYYVTPDWQEDYGGNLELWDQGLKQPCRTIHSKFNRLVIMVTNRTSLHSVSPIKHHGRRCCVSNYYFSPKPAATEKYYHVTSFRGRPEQKLRDIVLQGDARLRNIIRKIFKHGIKKPHFYRK; translated from the coding sequence ATGCTAAACACAAATTTACGTAATTATTACGCGGAGCAAATTTCCCATAGACTTGAACAATACAAGTCTTCTTTGAGAAATGATTTTTCTAGAGAAAATCGCATCCAAAGTTGTTATGTAGATGATTTGTTAAACGAAAGTGATGTTATGGAGATTTACAATGCTTTTCCTGATAAAGAAAAACTATTGCAATTGAAAGATATTCGAGAGCATAAATATGTGGGAATACAATTAAATAAATACAGTCCTATTTTGGAAGAAATTATTTATGCTTTTCAGGATACCAGAGTAGTTAATTTGATTGCAGATATCACTGGATTTGAAAAATTATTGCCAGATGAATATCTCTATGCTGCTGGTGTCAGTTTAATGGAATATGGCTGCTTTTTAAATCCTCATCTTGATAACTCCCATGATAAGGATATTAATAATTATCGGGTTTTGAATTTACTGTATTATGTAACGCCAGACTGGCAAGAAGACTATGGCGGCAATCTAGAATTGTGGGATCAAGGTTTAAAGCAGCCCTGTAGAACTATTCACAGTAAATTTAACCGCCTGGTGATTATGGTGACAAATAGAACTTCTTTGCACTCCGTTAGCCCTATTAAACATCACGGTCGTCGTTGCTGTGTATCCAACTATTACTTTTCACCAAAACCTGCTGCTACAGAAAAATATTATCACGTCACTTCCTTTAGAGGTCGCCCAGAACAAAAACTCAGAGATATAGTGTTACAAGGAGATGCTAGGTTAAGAAATATCATTCGTAAAATCTTCAAACATGGAATTAAAAAACCACATTTTTACAGAAAGTAA
- a CDS encoding GumC family protein gives MDNQAYKHSNSENNRNSITPFFPQQNNPGNEEQGEEWNYQEFLGLLQRRVVVIVGVATTVMVGVVINLILNPKPAEYESNFQMLVEPVTDDTKVVDIVKEGNPANKSTLDYDSQILVLKSPELISNSISQLVKDYPHINYRYIIKSLNIVRIGETKILRVSYRSKNALESKAVLDKIAQEYLEYSQEQRQTRLRQGIQFIDKELPSLRNRVEQIQRELQIFQQKYNFDSPESRADQIAGQIANLAQQKQALELQLAQASANVAFLQSDEGKKAVLDSYPVYQTLNSELRQLDIQIATTSVLLQDENPNIITLKEKREKLVPIIQQESDRYIRTKRAEAESALKSLEVNQKALEKSQQSLEQQRQQLPTLSRRYTELQRKLQIATDSLNRFLSTRENLQIQNSQTEMGWQLIKEPELPTSPVVSSSIISDVIQGFAVSIFLAIGAALLMEKLDPTYHNARSLKDKVKLPLLGTIPFDEQLYKGKSQTIKPQNSIIKLSDSLPETITGVATVAEQDYSNYSTQFVEALRVLYTNIQLLNTDRQIRSITISSAMPGDGKSTIAFYLAQIATAMGQRVLLVDGDLRQPKIHELSNLNNLWGLSSLITSNLPVEEVVRKLPAMNTLSVITAGPIPPDATKLLSSEKMKRLMTDFYNTFDLVIYDAPPLVGLADASLIAPQTDGILMVVRMDKTERSVFERTLADLKIAPINILGVVANGQKSNVNSYY, from the coding sequence ATGGACAATCAAGCATATAAGCATTCAAATTCTGAAAATAATAGAAACTCCATCACTCCATTTTTTCCACAGCAAAATAATCCTGGAAATGAGGAGCAAGGTGAGGAATGGAATTATCAAGAATTTCTGGGTCTGTTGCAGCGCCGAGTGGTAGTCATTGTAGGGGTTGCAACAACTGTGATGGTAGGCGTAGTTATTAACTTGATCCTAAATCCCAAACCAGCAGAATATGAAAGCAATTTTCAGATGCTGGTTGAACCTGTTACTGATGACACCAAAGTAGTTGATATTGTTAAAGAAGGTAATCCAGCGAATAAATCTACTTTAGATTATGATAGCCAAATTTTAGTCCTTAAGAGTCCTGAACTAATTTCCAACAGCATTAGTCAACTTGTCAAAGATTATCCACATATTAACTATAGATATATAATCAAATCCCTTAATATTGTTCGTATAGGTGAAACCAAGATTCTCAGAGTTAGTTATCGAAGTAAAAATGCACTGGAGTCCAAAGCAGTATTAGACAAAATTGCTCAGGAATATTTAGAATATAGCCAAGAGCAACGTCAAACTAGACTACGCCAAGGAATACAATTTATTGACAAAGAATTACCATCTCTCAGAAATAGAGTAGAGCAAATTCAGAGAGAATTGCAAATTTTTCAACAAAAGTATAACTTTGATAGCCCAGAATCCCGTGCAGATCAAATCGCTGGACAGATTGCTAATTTAGCTCAACAAAAGCAAGCACTGGAACTACAACTAGCGCAGGCTAGTGCCAATGTTGCTTTCTTACAAAGTGACGAAGGAAAGAAAGCAGTATTGGATAGTTATCCTGTGTATCAAACATTAAATAGTGAATTGCGCCAATTAGATATTCAAATTGCCACTACATCAGTGCTTTTACAAGACGAAAATCCTAATATCATCACATTGAAAGAGAAGCGAGAAAAGCTAGTACCAATCATACAGCAAGAATCGGATCGATATATACGAACCAAGCGAGCAGAAGCAGAGTCTGCTCTTAAGTCTTTAGAGGTTAACCAAAAAGCCTTAGAAAAAAGTCAACAAAGCTTGGAACAACAACGCCAACAATTACCGACTCTATCGAGAAGATATACAGAACTACAGCGCAAATTACAAATTGCAACTGATAGTCTCAATCGTTTTTTATCTACCCGCGAAAATTTGCAAATTCAAAATTCTCAAACAGAAATGGGTTGGCAGTTGATTAAAGAACCTGAACTGCCAACATCTCCTGTCGTTTCTTCCAGTATCATCAGCGATGTCATTCAAGGATTTGCTGTGAGTATCTTCTTGGCTATTGGTGCGGCATTACTCATGGAAAAACTGGATCCTACTTACCACAATGCCCGGAGCCTCAAAGATAAAGTAAAACTTCCCCTGTTAGGAACTATTCCTTTCGATGAGCAATTATACAAGGGAAAATCGCAAACCATCAAACCGCAAAACTCCATTATTAAATTGTCAGATTCATTGCCTGAAACGATTACTGGGGTAGCTACTGTAGCAGAGCAAGACTATAGTAACTATTCCACACAATTTGTCGAAGCTTTACGGGTACTTTATACAAATATTCAATTGTTAAATACTGATCGTCAAATACGATCTATTACTATTAGTTCCGCCATGCCAGGTGATGGCAAATCTACAATTGCTTTTTATCTAGCTCAAATAGCTACTGCTATGGGGCAACGAGTATTACTTGTAGATGGAGATTTGCGTCAACCCAAAATTCACGAGTTGTCAAATCTCAATAATTTGTGGGGTTTAAGTAGTTTAATTACATCAAATTTGCCAGTTGAAGAAGTAGTGAGAAAACTACCTGCTATGAACACATTATCTGTAATTACTGCTGGGCCTATTCCACCTGATGCTACAAAATTGCTCTCATCGGAAAAAATGAAGCGACTGATGACAGATTTCTATAATACCTTTGACTTAGTTATTTATGATGCGCCTCCTTTAGTTGGATTAGCTGATGCTAGTCTAATAGCTCCCCAAACAGACGGTATTTTGATGGTAGTGAGAATGGATAAAACAGAGCGTTCCGTATTTGAGAGAACTTTAGCTGATCTGAAAATAGCACCTATTAATATTTTAGGTGTAGTTGCAAATGGACAGAAAAGTAATGTCAACAGTTACTATTAA